In Hevea brasiliensis isolate MT/VB/25A 57/8 chromosome 13, ASM3005281v1, whole genome shotgun sequence, a single genomic region encodes these proteins:
- the LOC131172215 gene encoding uncharacterized protein LOC131172215: MGDAMKAAASSEKEREEGTEVENSNDETETVAERARKRKGKGWMEFSELNVYYYPYLIQEFYGSMKEESFSVRVKKKSQIIDVDFLASVLNLPNDGNRIGTFKDSRKLDGYDEKAFQLSIFPEAMGVHLSKEKKFSNPIPIKEIFKADDGRKRSKKEDKKQEEETEIEIESESESDSKTESDIPLSKWKENNSKIDEGESSKKKEKMKLKMSDFVKISKANLDMMKEIKEMSGLTLNILEKSHELQKGIMAKHNAKMDMLINRLDRQEWFMKKMAQMLFGESFGKFGDFGSYPQGTAGPSNAKATGPSGVKISEVEEEEEEHVEAAEKVQEESKLAEVEEIEKNDEKEKSAEEASETEQEPANETSRESSSSHTTSNSSSDNGKSEGRNGSRQEKEKEEQSQDLNIVPTASQPVPESTISLPMQYGPRRTKTQARKSILPIPPKIQVPITEKEPPKKKKQAKLVDPTHLRRSGRILSNKEKS; the protein is encoded by the exons ATGGGTGATGCTATGAAAGCTGCTGCTAGTTccgaaaaagaaagagaagaaggaaCTGAAGTTGAGAACAGTAATGACGAAACAGAGACAGTGGCAGAAcgagcaagaaaaagaaagggaaaag GCTGGATGGAATTTTCTGAGTTGAATGTATATTATTATCCTTATTTGATTCAAGAATTTTATGGAAGTATGAAAGAAGAAAGTTTTAGTGTGAGAGTTAAGAAGAAAAGTCAGATTATTGATGTTGATTTCTTAGCCTCTGTTTTAAACCTACCAAATGATGGAAATAGGATTGGAACCTTCAAAGATTCTAGGAAGCTTGATGGATATGATGAGAAGGCATTTCAATTATCAATTTTTCCGGAGG CTATGGGAGTTCATTTGAGCAAAGAAAAGAAGTTTAGCAATCCTATCCCCATTAAGGAGATATTCAAGGCTGATGATGGTAGAAAAAGGAGTAAGAAAGAAGACAAAAAGCAAGAAGAagagactgagattgagattgaaTCTGAATCAGAATCAGATTCTAAAACAGAATCGGACATCCCACTAAGCaagtggaaagaaaataattCTAAGATAGATGAAGGGGAAAGCtctaaaaagaaagagaaaatgaagctgaAAATGTCAGATTTTGTGAAAATCAGTAAAGCAAATCTGGACATGATgaaggaaataaaagaaatgagtggACTGACCTtgaatattttagaaaaatctcaTGAATTGCAGAAGGGAATTATGGCTAAACACAATGCAAAGATGGATATGTTGATTAATAGATTGGATAGACAAGAGTGGTTCATGAAGAAGATGGCTCAAATGCTGTTTGGTGAATCTTTTGGAAAGTTTGGAGATTTTGGAAGCTACCCACAGGGCACTGCTGGTCCTAGCAATGCAAAGGCTACTGGACCAAGTGGCGTAAAAATTtctgaagtggaagaagaagaagaggagcatGTAGAAGCTGCTGAAAAGGTACAAGAAGAAAGTAAGCTAGCTGAGGTTGAAGAAATAGAGAAAAATGATGAGAAGGAAAAATCAGCAGAAGAGGCATCAGAAACAGAACAAGAACCTGCCAACGAGACATCAAGAGAATCCTCCTCATCTCATACTACAAGCAACAGCAGCAGTGACAATGGAAAAAGTGAAGGCAGAAATGGTTCAAGACAAGAAAAGGAGAAGGAAGAGCAGTCACAAGACCTAAACATTGTTCCTACTGCCTCTCAACCAGTACCTGAATCAACCATCTCTTTACCCATGCAATACGGACCTAGAAGAACCAAAACACAAGCTAGAAAATCAATTCTACCTATTCCTCCAAAAATCCAAGTACCCATAACTGAAAAAGAACCCCCAAAGAAGAAGAAACAAGCCAAACTTGTTGATCCCACTCACCTTAGGAGAAGTGGCAGAATTCTTAGCAACAAAGAAAAATCTTGA